In one window of Funiculus sociatus GB2-C1 DNA:
- a CDS encoding IS1 family transposase — protein sequence MQCPLCGHTRTHKHGKTSKGSQRYLCPACRQTFTDSFDTL from the coding sequence ATGCAATGCCCTCTGTGCGGTCACACCAGAACTCACAAACATGGAAAAACCAGCAAAGGTAGTCAACGATACTTGTGTCCTGCTTGTAGACAAACTTTTACTGACAGCTTTGACACCTTGTA